A window from Cryptomeria japonica chromosome 1, Sugi_1.0, whole genome shotgun sequence encodes these proteins:
- the LOC131063031 gene encoding uncharacterized protein LOC131063031, with translation MDVTAAMEKQLSLTYMEDEHYRKALKNKTSCLNVKKKEEEEKRKKAASVLKMKAVDVNIVTVAVQLRVKVKMAAMPPLMQVQAFRSARQTLNAMDIKKDKSSCFTLAFALKQEFDECYGPAWHCIVGRSFGSFVTHSFGGFLYFSLDKLSILLFKTALQLAQ, from the exons ATGGATGTAACAGCAGCTATGGAGAAACAACTATCTTTAACATATATGGAAGATGAACATTACAGAAAAGCTTTGAAGAACAAAACTTCATGTTTGAATgttaagaagaaagaagaagaagaaaagaggaagaaggctgCCTCAGTGTTGAAAATGAAAGCAGTAGATGTGAATATTGTGACAGTTGCAGTTCAGTTGAGAGTGAAAGTGAAGATGGCAGCAATGCCACCTTTAATGCAAGTTCAAGCATTTCGTTCTGCCAGGCAAACTCTCAATGCCATGGATATAAAGAAAGATAAGTCTAGTTGCTTTACACTTGCCTTTGCTCTCAAGCAG GAGTTTGATGAATGCTATGGGCCTGCGTGGCACTGCATTGTAGGAAGGAGCTTTGGGTCCTTTGTTACACACTCTTTTGGAGGCTTCTTGTATTTCTCTCTGGATAAGTTATCAATCCTCCTTTTTAAGACCGCACTTCAACTGGCACAATGA